The bacterium genome includes a window with the following:
- a CDS encoding RsmE family RNA methyltransferase: protein MVNSPSDSRAGDGSAGRERRGGEPPPRFIIAPDDVRDGIVRLAGAEGHHAKNVLRLGRGDPFVAIDGRGVEYEAEVEIRTADGLLGKVLRTTRRSREPLARVTLAQALLKPAELAEVVEQATALGVSEFVFFECARSQRREFTTREIKHLEGVAAAAVKQSLRAVVPKIHAAKTFADVLARGRDFDVAFICKRDADARPLAGIVGRGKPGPSRFLVAVGPEGGFDADEEKRAAAAAFRPLDLGPRRLRAELAGPVACTLIFYAAGDLGPVRPGGG from the coding sequence ATGGTAAATTCCCCATCGGATTCGAGGGCCGGCGACGGGTCGGCCGGCCGGGAACGCCGGGGCGGAGAACCGCCGCCTCGTTTTATTATAGCCCCGGACGACGTGCGCGACGGCATCGTCCGGCTCGCGGGGGCGGAAGGCCACCACGCCAAGAACGTTTTGCGGCTCGGCCGCGGCGACCCGTTCGTCGCCATAGATGGTCGCGGCGTCGAATACGAAGCGGAAGTCGAAATCCGCACCGCCGACGGCCTGCTCGGCAAAGTGCTCCGGACGACGCGTCGCAGCCGCGAGCCGCTGGCCCGGGTAACGCTGGCGCAAGCGCTCCTCAAGCCGGCCGAGCTGGCCGAAGTCGTGGAGCAGGCCACGGCGCTGGGCGTTAGCGAATTCGTATTCTTCGAATGCGCGCGGTCGCAGCGGCGGGAGTTTACGACCCGGGAGATAAAGCACCTCGAGGGCGTGGCGGCGGCCGCGGTCAAACAGTCGCTCCGCGCCGTCGTGCCCAAAATACACGCCGCCAAAACGTTCGCCGACGTGCTGGCGCGCGGCCGCGATTTCGACGTCGCCTTCATATGCAAGCGCGACGCCGACGCCCGGCCGTTGGCGGGAATCGTCGGCCGCGGCAAACCCGGGCCCAGCAGGTTCCTGGTGGCCGTGGGGCCGGAGGGCGGGTTCGACGCCGACGAAGAAAAGCGGGCCGCGGCCGCGGCGTTCAGGCCGCTGGACCTCGGGCCCCGGCGCCTGCGGGCGGAGCTGGCGGGGCCGGTAGCGTGCACGTTGATATTCTACGCCGCCGGCGACCTGGGCCCCGTCCGGCCCGGCGGAGGGTAA
- a CDS encoding histidine triad nucleotide-binding protein, with amino-acid sequence MEECIFCKIVAGELPTEPLYEDDVVVAFADVSPMAPVHALIVPKKHLANVDELSDEDAAVAGHMIMAAQRLARRLGVSASGYRLVINTGADATQIVPHLHVHLLGGRPLEPRLG; translated from the coding sequence ATGGAAGAGTGCATATTCTGCAAAATAGTCGCGGGCGAACTCCCGACGGAGCCGCTGTACGAAGACGACGTCGTCGTGGCCTTCGCCGACGTATCGCCTATGGCGCCGGTGCACGCGCTCATCGTTCCCAAAAAGCATCTCGCCAACGTGGACGAGCTTAGCGACGAGGACGCGGCCGTGGCGGGCCATATGATAATGGCGGCGCAACGGCTCGCGCGCCGGCTCGGCGTATCGGCGTCGGGCTACCGGCTGGTCATAAATACCGGCGCCGACGCGACGCAAATCGTTCCCCATCTTCACGTACATCTGTTGGGGGGCCGCCCGCTCGAGCCCCGGCTCGGCTAG